One window of Mauremys mutica isolate MM-2020 ecotype Southern chromosome 20, ASM2049712v1, whole genome shotgun sequence genomic DNA carries:
- the RDH5 gene encoding retinol dehydrogenase 5 has translation MWLYVGLAALVWALGWYLRDRQTLASVQDKHVFITGCDSGFGHMLAKRLDRKGFRVLAGCLTQRGADHLQRSSSPGLRATLLDVTSSESIQRAVEWVRAEVGEKGLFGLVNNAGVANPIGPTEWMRIQDFRQVLAVNTFGLIEVTLGLLPLLKRARGRVVNMSSILGRLSAGGGGYCVSKYTVEAFSDSLRRDMYHFGVRVSIVEPGFFKTAVTSLDAIEASLQQLWSQLAPEARQSYGEDFFQRYLKVQRIIMNFICDPDLSKVTSCMEHALQAKHPRTRYSPGWDAKLLWLPASYLPAFLVDVVLATILPKPARHVR, from the exons ATGTGGCTCTACGTGGGCCTGGCCGCCCTGGTGTGGGCGCTGGGCTGGTacctgcgggaccggcagaccctGGCCAGCGTCCAGGACAAGCACGTCTTCATCACGGGCTGCGACTCGGGCTTCGGGCACATGCTGGCCAAGCGGCTGGACAGGAAGGGCTTCCGGGTGCTGGCCGGCTGCCTGACCCAGAGGGGCGCCGACCACCTGCAGCGCAGCAGCTCGCCCGGCCTGCGCGCCACCCTGCTCGACGTGACCAGCAGCGAGAGCATCCAGCGAGCCGTGGAGTGGGTGCgggcagaggtgggggagaaag GTCTCTTCGGGCTGGTGAACAACGCGGGGGTGGCGAACCCCATCGGCCCCACCGAGTGGATGCGGATCCAGGATTTCCGGCAGGTCCTGGCCGTTAACACCTTCGGCCTCATCGAGGTGACCCTGGGGCTCCTGCCGCTGCTGAAACGGGCGCGGGGCCGCGTGGTGAACATGTCCAGCATCCTGGGGCGGCTCTCGGCCGGCGGGGGCGGCTACTGCGTCTCCAAGTACACGGTGGAGGCCTTCTCCGACAGCCTGCG GCGGGACATGTACCACTTCGGGGTGCGCGTGTCCATCGTCGAACCCGGGTTCTTCAAGACAGCCGTGACCAGCCTGGACGCCATCGAGGCCTCGCTGCAGCAGCTGTGGAGCCAGCTGGCGCCCGAGGCCAGGCAGAGCTACGGGGAGGATTTCTTCCAGCGGT accTGAAGGTGCAGCGGATCATCATGAATTTCATCTGCGACCCCGACCTGAGCAAGGTGACCAGCTGCATGGAGCACGCGCTGCAGGCCAAGCACCCGCGGACGCGctacagccctggctgggacgccAAGCTGCTCTGGCTGCCGGCCTCCTACCTGCCGGCCTTCCTGGTGGATGTGGTGCTGGCCACGATCCTGCCGAAGCCGGCCCGCCACGTCCGCTAG
- the BLOC1S1 gene encoding biogenesis of lysosome-related organelles complex 1 subunit 1, with protein sequence MLSRLLREHQARQSERREQQERRRREAIAAATCLTEALTDHLNVGVAQAYVNQRKLDHEVKTLQIQAAQFAKQTGQWISMVENFNQALKEIGDVENWARSIELDMRTIATALEYVYKGQLQPSSS encoded by the exons ATGCTGTCCCGGCTGCTGCGCGAGCACCAGGCCAGGCAGAGCGAGCGCAGGGAGCAGCAAG AGCGGAGACGGCGAGAGGCCATTGCTGCAGCCACGTGCCTGACCGAGGCCCTGACGGATCACCTGAACGTCGG ggtgGCCCAAGCCTACGTGAACCAGAGGAAGCTGGACCATGAGGTGAAGACGCTGCAGATCCAAGCTGCCCAGTTCGCCAAGCAGACGGGCCAGTGGATCAGCATGGTGGAGAACTTCAACCAGGCGCTCAAG GAGATTGGCGACGTGGAGAACTGGGCGCGCAGCATCGAGCTGGACATGCGGACCATCGCCACCGCCCTGGAGTACGTCTACAAGGGGCAGCTGCAGCCCTCCAGCTCCTGA
- the CD63 gene encoding CD63 antigen — MALEGGMKCVKFLVFFFNFLFWLCGIALIVIGILVQIELNKTLIMHSVSASGAPIVIIVVGVVIFFVSFFGCCGAAKENYCMVTTFAILLTCIFLVEIAAAIAGYIFKDKVRTALQDRLEVAVRKYGNDSLIRDTMDELQRKYSCCGAHNYTDWFGVEPFKSNHSVPKSCCWANATMATCNINPTATTINVRGCAGSIEAWLKKHIVIVAAVALGIAFFELLGIVFACCLMKGIRSGYEVM, encoded by the exons ATGGCGTTGGAGGGCGGCATGAAATGCGTCAAGTTCCTGGTTTTCTTCTTCAACTTCTTGTTCTGG ctctgcggcATCGCCCTCATCGTCATCGGGATCTTGGTGCAGATCGAACTCAACAAGACGCTGATCATGCACAGCGTTTCGGCCTCGGGCGCCCCCATCGTCATCATCGTGGTGGGCGTCGTCATCTTCTTCGTCTCCTTCTTCGGCTGCTGCGGGGCCGCCAAGGAAAACTACTGCATGGTCACCACG TTCGCCATCCTGCTCACCTGTATCTTCCTGGTGGAGATCGCGGCTGCCATCGCCGGGTACATCTTCAAGGACAAG gtcCGCACCGCGCTCCAGGACCGCCTGGAGGTCGCCGTGAGGAAATACGGCAACGACTCGCTGATAAGGGACACCATGGACgaactgcagaggaag TATTCCTGCTGTGGAGCCCATAACTACACTGACTGGTTCGGCGTCGAACCGTTCAAAAGCAACCACAGCGTCCCCAAATCCTGCTGCTGGGCAAACGCCACCATGGCCACCTGCAACATCAATCCCACTGCTACCACCATCAACGTCCGA GGCTGTGCGGGCAGCATCGAGGCCTGGCTGAAGAAACACATCGTGATCGTGGCGGCCGTGGCACTGGGCATCGCCTTCTTCGAG CTCCTGGGCATCGTCTTCGCCTGCTGCCTCATGAAGGGCATCCGGAGCGGCTACGAGGTCATGTAG